In Winkia neuii, a genomic segment contains:
- a CDS encoding YbdD/YjiX family protein yields MALMEKLAYMRRLWRDFTGESAYDKYVERHRLEHPDHEPMSARAFWRARADFDEENVSSGCC; encoded by the coding sequence ATGGCACTGATGGAAAAATTGGCGTACATGCGGCGGCTGTGGCGGGACTTCACGGGCGAAAGCGCGTATGACAAATATGTCGAACGCCACCGCCTGGAACACCCCGATCATGAGCCCATGAGTGCGCGAGCCTTCTGGCGAGCCCGCGCCGATTTTGACGAGGAGAATGTTTCCTCAGGGTGCTGTTAG
- a CDS encoding carbon starvation CstA family protein has product MATSSQLEKPSYTSEEEKLVLRNKDGVPVGVKPHTKWTPAKIALWVAIALLGAIGWTMLAIVRGEKVDAIWFVITAICSYAIGYRYYALYIQRKIMKPSDRNATPAERINNGKDFDPTHRVVLYGHHFAAIAGAGPLVGPVLAAQMGYLPGTLWIIFGVIFAGAVQDMLVLFFSMRRGGRSLGQMATDEIGKIGGTVATIVVFVMLMIVLAVLAMVCVNALAASPWGVFSVGSTIPIAIAMGLWLRYVQPGKITQVSVVGCTLLIVVIIMGRYVAESSWGQQYLHLSPTTLVWCMVVYGFLAAVLPVWVLLTPRDYLSTFMKVGTICVLALGIVFIRPIVQMPAVTEFALSTSGPVFAGELFPFLFITIACGALSGMHAMVSSGTSPKMIQKESQSRMIGYGGMLMESFVAIMALAAAASLNQGIYFAMNTSEATSDQLAGTSVTQVTKDREEISNAALANLGVTDVKGQPIKAKWESWDDAGNPKTFHGADALKQVAKDVGEPSVVSRTGGAPTLAVSMSHILHKVGGGKAMMGFWYHFAIMFEALFILSAVDAVTRVARFQLSDALGNVIPKFADPSWRTGAWLSTGVVVAAWGSLLLMGVTDPRGGIQTLYPLFGIANQLIAAVALLVALVMVVRKGYTKYAWIPAIPFVFDTIVTFTASWQKIFSTDAKVGYWQQWREARAALPGQTGEEAEITEAIIRNTFIQGTLSIVFVVAVAFVIVCAAIRIWKTVRTGDTTTSEDPFVESNFYAPEHLIANKLEKKLVAEYRVVGDPKLIPGLKQSEIASK; this is encoded by the coding sequence ATGGCAACATCATCGCAGCTTGAGAAGCCATCATATACCTCTGAAGAGGAAAAACTCGTTCTTAGAAATAAGGACGGGGTCCCTGTTGGGGTTAAACCTCACACCAAGTGGACACCAGCAAAGATTGCCCTTTGGGTTGCTATTGCTCTACTAGGAGCCATCGGCTGGACAATGCTAGCCATTGTCCGTGGCGAAAAAGTCGATGCAATTTGGTTCGTAATCACCGCGATTTGTTCTTACGCAATTGGCTACCGTTACTATGCGCTATACATTCAGCGCAAGATTATGAAGCCATCCGATAGGAACGCGACGCCGGCTGAACGTATTAATAACGGTAAAGACTTCGACCCCACTCACCGCGTGGTCCTGTACGGGCACCACTTTGCGGCTATTGCGGGTGCAGGTCCCCTCGTAGGCCCGGTGTTGGCTGCACAGATGGGATACCTCCCCGGCACCCTGTGGATTATCTTCGGCGTAATCTTCGCCGGCGCAGTCCAGGATATGCTCGTCCTGTTCTTCTCGATGCGCCGTGGCGGCCGCTCCCTAGGACAGATGGCCACCGACGAGATCGGCAAGATCGGCGGCACCGTCGCCACAATCGTGGTCTTCGTAATGCTAATGATTGTGCTGGCAGTGCTCGCAATGGTCTGTGTGAACGCGCTAGCAGCCTCCCCGTGGGGCGTCTTCTCGGTAGGTTCCACCATTCCGATTGCGATCGCAATGGGGCTGTGGCTGCGCTACGTCCAACCCGGCAAGATCACCCAAGTTTCCGTGGTCGGCTGCACCCTGCTGATCGTCGTCATCATCATGGGCCGCTACGTAGCAGAATCCAGCTGGGGGCAGCAGTACCTGCACCTATCCCCGACCACCTTGGTTTGGTGCATGGTTGTCTACGGCTTCCTAGCAGCAGTTCTGCCCGTGTGGGTGCTACTCACCCCGCGCGACTACCTGTCCACCTTCATGAAGGTGGGCACGATCTGTGTACTCGCCCTCGGCATTGTGTTCATCCGCCCGATCGTGCAGATGCCCGCAGTAACCGAATTCGCGCTCTCTACCTCCGGCCCGGTATTCGCCGGCGAGCTTTTCCCGTTCCTGTTCATCACCATCGCCTGTGGCGCCCTCTCGGGCATGCACGCCATGGTTTCCTCGGGCACCAGCCCCAAGATGATCCAGAAAGAATCCCAGTCCCGCATGATCGGCTACGGCGGTATGCTCATGGAATCCTTCGTAGCGATCATGGCGCTGGCTGCAGCAGCTTCGCTGAACCAGGGCATCTACTTCGCGATGAACACCTCCGAAGCAACCTCCGACCAGCTGGCTGGTACTTCCGTCACCCAGGTGACTAAGGACCGCGAGGAAATCTCGAACGCTGCATTGGCCAACCTGGGCGTCACCGACGTCAAGGGACAGCCCATCAAGGCAAAGTGGGAATCCTGGGATGACGCAGGCAACCCCAAGACCTTCCACGGTGCAGACGCACTGAAGCAGGTCGCAAAGGACGTAGGCGAGCCCTCCGTCGTCTCCCGTACCGGCGGCGCTCCCACCCTGGCCGTATCCATGTCTCACATTCTGCATAAGGTCGGTGGCGGCAAGGCCATGATGGGCTTCTGGTACCACTTCGCAATCATGTTCGAGGCACTGTTCATCCTGTCGGCCGTGGACGCGGTAACCCGTGTGGCCCGCTTCCAGCTATCGGATGCACTCGGCAACGTGATCCCGAAGTTTGCCGATCCTTCCTGGCGTACCGGTGCGTGGCTATCTACTGGTGTAGTTGTCGCCGCCTGGGGTTCGCTGCTGCTGATGGGCGTTACCGATCCGCGTGGCGGCATTCAGACGCTGTACCCGCTATTCGGTATCGCAAACCAGCTAATTGCCGCGGTCGCGTTGCTAGTGGCACTGGTGATGGTGGTGCGCAAGGGTTATACCAAGTACGCGTGGATCCCTGCAATCCCCTTCGTCTTCGACACGATCGTTACCTTCACCGCTTCTTGGCAGAAGATCTTCAGCACCGACGCCAAGGTCGGTTACTGGCAGCAGTGGCGCGAAGCCCGCGCAGCCCTGCCGGGGCAGACCGGTGAAGAAGCCGAGATCACTGAGGCGATTATTCGCAACACGTTCATCCAGGGCACTCTGTCCATCGTGTTCGTGGTAGCTGTTGCATTCGTGATCGTCTGCGCTGCAATCCGCATCTGGAAGACCGTGCGCACTGGTGACACCACCACCTCGGAAGACCCGTTCGTAGAATCGAACTTCTACGCTCCCGAGCACTTGATCGCGAACAAGCTCGAGAAGAAGCTGGTGGCCGAATACCGCGTGGTAGGCGACCCGAAGCTGATTCCAGGACTGAAGCAGAGCGAGATCGCAAGTAAGTAG
- a CDS encoding PLDc N-terminal domain-containing protein: MARVVMAILTLAVTIYAAADCARTPSDKLPARLPKAIWLLLIILLPPLGALAWIVISRVLAAEANDGKIDATMWSSAEPLNFRHNAPGTRPRTMAPDDDPEFLFKLKRDLQKRRDQEEEGDA; the protein is encoded by the coding sequence ATGGCACGGGTAGTAATGGCAATCTTGACGCTGGCAGTAACCATTTATGCGGCTGCAGACTGCGCGCGCACTCCCTCAGACAAACTACCGGCACGCCTCCCAAAGGCCATCTGGTTGTTACTTATCATCCTGCTTCCACCACTAGGGGCACTAGCTTGGATCGTTATTTCTAGGGTGCTGGCGGCAGAGGCCAACGACGGCAAGATCGACGCCACCATGTGGTCTTCGGCAGAACCGCTAAACTTCCGGCACAACGCTCCGGGGACGCGCCCACGCACCATGGCCCCCGATGACGATCCGGAATTCCTGTTCAAGCTGAAGCGCGACCTACAAAAACGGCGCGACCAAGAAGAAGAGGGCGACGCCTAG
- a CDS encoding histidine phosphatase family protein, giving the protein MTKTIVHVMRHGEVDNPQGILYGRRPGFSLTDHGKKMTAAVADHFKQIGADIRAVVASPLLRAQESAAPTAKAYGLPVLNDKRLVEAGNSFEGVAVNANRKSLAQPKYWWRYRNVFEPSWGEPYTEIARRMVAGVAHAKAMADGGEALVVSHQLPIWTLRRFVEGHRLWHDPRKRQCSLASLTSFTFEDDTLVALTYSEPVGYMLSEAADMVPGESEAKLA; this is encoded by the coding sequence ATGACCAAAACTATTGTGCACGTTATGCGACACGGAGAAGTGGATAACCCGCAGGGGATTCTATACGGTCGGCGGCCAGGTTTTTCGCTTACTGACCACGGCAAGAAGATGACTGCCGCGGTGGCTGACCATTTCAAGCAGATCGGTGCTGATATTCGCGCCGTGGTGGCTTCTCCATTGCTGCGGGCACAAGAGTCCGCCGCTCCTACAGCGAAGGCCTACGGCTTACCCGTGCTGAATGACAAACGGTTGGTGGAGGCCGGCAATTCTTTTGAGGGCGTCGCGGTAAACGCCAACCGCAAGTCTCTAGCTCAGCCGAAATACTGGTGGCGCTACCGGAACGTATTCGAGCCGAGCTGGGGTGAGCCGTATACCGAGATTGCCCGCCGCATGGTGGCCGGGGTAGCCCATGCGAAGGCAATGGCCGATGGCGGGGAAGCCCTGGTCGTGTCCCACCAGCTGCCAATATGGACGCTGCGGCGTTTTGTGGAAGGGCACCGGCTGTGGCACGATCCGCGCAAACGGCAGTGCTCTTTGGCCTCACTTACCTCATTTACCTTTGAGGATGACACTCTGGTGGCCCTTACCTATTCAGAGCCAGTGGGCTACATGCTTTCGGAAGCTGCCGACATGGTCCCGGGCGAATCCGAGGCGAAGCTGGCCTAG
- a CDS encoding HAD family hydrolase, with protein MTYTENDALAAKGTSPNRVAAFFDVDETLIRGSSSFILAQELWRRGIVGWADIAAAAKGAWKYVLFGEDKEEIDALVQRALKCLEGHSEAEIIAIGEEIYDQFFASRIFPRAKELLEDHRGRGHDVWLISATPSQITDLLARRLGATGGIGTRVALDENGRCLPRLISPLMHGAGKVGAVHWLARKRNIDLSLSYAYSDSANDLPLLRAVGHPAAINPDPKLRLAALASGWRIYDMRWRKRGDLSNSAKKTAKRSAKVAAAIWLTRLVVRQLRRILR; from the coding sequence GTGACATACACCGAAAATGATGCATTGGCGGCCAAGGGCACGTCCCCTAATCGTGTCGCAGCATTTTTCGATGTCGACGAAACCCTAATCCGCGGGTCATCCTCATTCATCCTCGCCCAAGAACTTTGGCGCCGCGGCATAGTTGGCTGGGCCGACATCGCGGCAGCGGCTAAAGGAGCCTGGAAATATGTCCTGTTTGGCGAGGACAAAGAAGAAATAGACGCGCTGGTACAGCGCGCGCTCAAATGCCTTGAAGGGCACTCAGAGGCCGAAATCATTGCCATTGGCGAAGAGATATACGACCAGTTCTTCGCGTCCCGAATCTTCCCCAGAGCAAAAGAACTACTGGAAGACCACCGAGGCCGCGGCCACGACGTGTGGCTCATCTCTGCTACCCCCTCGCAAATCACCGACCTTCTCGCCCGCCGGCTCGGAGCCACCGGAGGCATCGGCACGCGAGTCGCCTTAGATGAAAACGGCAGGTGCCTGCCGCGTCTCATCTCTCCGCTCATGCACGGCGCCGGCAAAGTCGGGGCAGTTCACTGGCTAGCCCGCAAACGCAACATCGACCTGTCTCTGTCTTACGCCTACTCAGATTCGGCAAACGACCTACCCCTCTTGCGCGCGGTGGGCCACCCAGCAGCCATCAATCCCGATCCGAAGTTGCGCCTAGCCGCACTGGCATCCGGCTGGCGCATCTACGACATGCGCTGGCGCAAACGCGGCGATCTTTCCAACAGTGCCAAGAAGACGGCCAAACGATCCGCTAAGGTCGCAGCCGCCATCTGGCTTACGCGCCTGGTCGTGCGGCAGCTTCGCCGCATCCTCCGCTAA
- a CDS encoding 30S ribosomal protein bS22, with product MGSVIKKRRKRMAKKKHRKLLRKTRHQRRNKK from the coding sequence ATGGGCTCCGTTATTAAGAAGCGCCGTAAGCGCATGGCAAAGAAGAAGCACCGCAAGCTTCTGCGCAAGACTCGTCACCAGCGTCGTAACAAGAAGTAG
- a CDS encoding helix-turn-helix domain-containing protein — translation MSQQLPRFVTVAELADLMRVSKMTVYRMIHNGDIPAVRVGKSYRVPQVAVKQLIDASIGDWSDSGNAAIGG, via the coding sequence ATGTCGCAGCAGCTACCCCGCTTCGTAACCGTAGCCGAGCTAGCTGACCTTATGCGCGTCTCCAAAATGACCGTCTATCGCATGATTCACAACGGCGATATTCCCGCAGTTAGGGTTGGAAAGTCCTACCGAGTGCCACAGGTGGCTGTGAAACAGCTCATTGATGCCAGCATTGGTGACTGGTCTGATAGTGGCAATGCGGCAATTGGCGGGTAG
- a CDS encoding TrkH family potassium uptake protein translates to MPRRAISRPAGHISALEVPKDAIAEPPTLDFTRGDHVTSADATTPFGRVKLYADKVAKQSPARLAILTFLTIIALVTIALEMPFATQSSQRAPFVDALFTGTSAVCVTGLTTVNTASYWSVFGQAVILAAIKVGGLGVMTLASILALAVSRHIGLTQRMLAATETKTDSLGAVGSLIKAVIVTSFTMEGLLFVIMLPRFIMLGESIGTAVWHAFFMAISAFNNAGFVVLPNSMTAYFSDWWIMMPIIVGMFVGALGFPVTLDIARRWRNPRLWTLHTKMTLTTYVLLTIGAAAILGASEWDNPKTLSPMPAHAKMLTSILMGVNSRSLGISTINVGDETSATWFLQDILMFIGGGSASTAGGIKVTTLAVMVLAIIAEARGDRDIEAFGRRIPPQTVRLSVAVVSIGSLLVAVSIFGLLVFTEFSLDEISFEVISAFATVGLSTGITPLLPAAGKYLLTALMFSGRMGTMTVAAALALRERRRVIRMPEERPAIG, encoded by the coding sequence ATGCCGCGTCGCGCAATCTCTAGGCCCGCTGGACACATCAGTGCACTTGAAGTCCCTAAAGACGCAATTGCGGAGCCGCCCACGCTGGACTTCACCCGTGGCGACCACGTCACTTCCGCGGACGCCACCACCCCGTTTGGACGGGTAAAACTGTATGCGGACAAGGTGGCAAAGCAGTCCCCCGCCCGGCTCGCAATCCTTACCTTCCTAACCATTATTGCGTTGGTCACAATTGCGCTAGAGATGCCATTTGCCACGCAATCTAGCCAACGCGCCCCCTTCGTCGACGCCCTCTTTACCGGCACCTCAGCGGTGTGTGTGACAGGGCTGACTACTGTGAATACTGCCTCTTATTGGTCAGTATTCGGGCAGGCAGTGATCTTGGCAGCCATCAAGGTCGGCGGCCTGGGCGTAATGACGCTGGCATCCATCCTGGCTCTAGCTGTCTCGCGCCACATTGGGCTAACCCAGCGCATGCTGGCAGCAACGGAAACAAAAACCGACTCGCTGGGCGCAGTAGGCTCCCTGATCAAAGCCGTCATCGTCACGTCCTTCACCATGGAAGGACTGCTCTTCGTAATCATGCTGCCCCGCTTCATCATGCTGGGCGAATCCATTGGTACGGCGGTGTGGCACGCCTTCTTCATGGCCATCTCGGCGTTCAACAACGCGGGCTTCGTCGTCCTCCCCAATTCCATGACCGCCTATTTCTCTGACTGGTGGATCATGATGCCGATCATCGTGGGCATGTTCGTGGGCGCCCTCGGCTTCCCCGTCACCTTGGACATAGCCAGGCGGTGGCGCAATCCCCGCCTGTGGACGCTGCACACGAAGATGACGCTAACCACCTACGTGCTTCTTACTATCGGCGCCGCAGCCATTCTGGGCGCCTCCGAATGGGACAACCCCAAGACGCTTTCGCCCATGCCCGCCCACGCGAAAATGCTCACGTCCATACTGATGGGCGTCAATTCCCGTTCCCTGGGCATCTCTACTATTAACGTCGGCGACGAAACAAGCGCCACCTGGTTCTTGCAAGACATTTTGATGTTCATCGGCGGCGGCTCCGCATCCACTGCGGGCGGCATCAAAGTCACCACGCTGGCAGTGATGGTGCTGGCGATTATCGCCGAGGCCCGCGGCGATCGCGACATCGAAGCTTTCGGGCGGCGGATTCCACCCCAGACCGTGCGCCTGTCTGTTGCCGTAGTATCGATCGGCTCACTACTTGTTGCGGTGTCCATCTTCGGGCTGCTGGTATTCACTGAGTTTTCACTTGACGAAATCAGCTTCGAAGTAATCTCGGCCTTCGCTACCGTCGGATTATCCACGGGCATTACTCCGCTTCTACCTGCAGCCGGCAAATACTTGCTTACCGCGCTAATGTTCTCTGGCCGCATGGGCACCATGACCGTGGCCGCCGCCCTCGCCCTGCGCGAGCGTCGCCGCGTGATCCGGATGCCCGAAGAGCGGCCAGCGATTGGTTAA
- a CDS encoding potassium channel family protein: protein MAKKDAPEASATLVIGLGRFGSAVSATLDSLGREILAVEKDPTIVQRWQGRLPLVEADASNMEALEQLGAREFQNAVVGVGTSLEASVLITANLVDIGMPSIWAKATSREHGRILKRIGAHHVVYPEFDAGQRTAHLVSGRMLDYIEMDRKGFSIVKMRPPQECYGFTLDELDIRARFGVVILGVMSPGQPFEYATPHTRIDKNDIIIVSGDAELLERFAERP, encoded by the coding sequence ATGGCTAAGAAAGACGCCCCCGAGGCATCCGCAACTTTGGTAATCGGTCTAGGCCGCTTCGGCTCCGCAGTGTCGGCAACACTCGATTCGCTGGGGCGCGAAATCCTGGCGGTAGAGAAGGACCCCACGATTGTGCAGCGGTGGCAGGGACGCCTTCCCCTGGTCGAGGCCGACGCCTCCAACATGGAAGCGCTGGAGCAGCTTGGGGCCCGCGAATTCCAAAACGCCGTGGTAGGCGTTGGCACCTCGCTAGAAGCTTCCGTGCTGATCACCGCCAACTTAGTGGACATAGGCATGCCTTCCATCTGGGCAAAAGCCACTAGCCGTGAACACGGTCGAATCCTGAAGCGCATCGGTGCCCACCACGTGGTTTACCCTGAATTCGACGCGGGCCAGCGTACCGCTCACCTGGTAAGCGGGCGCATGCTCGACTACATCGAGATGGACCGCAAGGGCTTCTCGATTGTGAAGATGAGGCCGCCGCAGGAATGCTACGGCTTCACACTGGATGAATTGGACATCAGGGCCCGTTTTGGCGTGGTCATCCTAGGGGTAATGAGCCCCGGCCAGCCCTTCGAATACGCCACCCCCCATACGCGCATCGACAAGAACGACATCATTATTGTTTCTGGCGACGCCGAACTACTTGAGCGCTTCGCCGAACGCCCCTAG
- the radA gene encoding DNA repair protein RadA → MAKQKTLFRCSECGWTSPKWVGQCRQCQQWGTVDEVGAGPAGTKSAATTPVKQALPIAQVDGDAATARPTGVSELDRVLGGGIVPGAVVLLAGEPGVGKSTLLLDVAAKAAAEARKEGMGKVLYLTGEESASQVRLRAQRIGALDPSLLLASETDLGTVLGHIEANSPSLVVADSVQTFASAQVEGSPGGVAQVREVAGALIQAAKSRSIPVLLVGHVTKDGGIAGPRILEHLVDVVCQFEGDRHSRLRLLRAVKNRYGPTDEVGCFELGEKGIIGLEDPSGLFLSQDRQAVPGTCATVSLAGRRPMPTEVQALVAPAVSGGSPRRAAVGLDRSRVAMTLAVLQARLGLDLTHQDVYVSTVGGAKAVEPAIDLPTALAVVSAATGRVADPHWIACGEVSLTGELRACVGLQRRLGEAARLGFKVAIVPSQGADELTAPEGMQLLPVSNVAQAVGAGLPRQKKD, encoded by the coding sequence ATGGCCAAACAAAAGACGCTTTTCAGGTGCAGTGAATGCGGATGGACTTCACCCAAGTGGGTGGGGCAGTGCCGGCAGTGTCAGCAGTGGGGAACGGTTGACGAGGTCGGGGCCGGCCCGGCTGGCACCAAATCTGCCGCTACCACCCCGGTAAAGCAGGCGCTGCCAATTGCGCAGGTAGACGGCGATGCTGCTACCGCCCGCCCCACCGGGGTTAGCGAATTGGACCGCGTACTCGGCGGCGGCATAGTGCCCGGCGCAGTAGTGTTGTTAGCCGGGGAACCGGGCGTTGGAAAATCAACTCTGCTGCTAGATGTGGCGGCCAAGGCGGCAGCGGAGGCACGCAAGGAGGGCATGGGTAAAGTCCTGTACCTGACCGGCGAGGAATCGGCTTCGCAGGTGCGCCTGCGCGCCCAGCGGATCGGCGCACTGGATCCTTCTTTGTTGCTTGCTTCCGAAACAGACCTGGGTACCGTGCTAGGTCATATCGAGGCCAATTCGCCCTCGCTGGTAGTGGCCGACTCCGTCCAGACTTTCGCGTCAGCGCAGGTAGAAGGCTCCCCAGGCGGCGTCGCGCAGGTGCGCGAGGTAGCGGGCGCACTTATCCAGGCAGCCAAATCTCGCTCTATCCCGGTGTTGCTGGTAGGGCATGTAACTAAAGACGGGGGCATCGCCGGTCCCCGCATTTTGGAGCATCTAGTTGACGTCGTGTGCCAGTTCGAGGGCGACCGCCACTCGCGGCTGCGGCTGTTGCGGGCGGTCAAGAACCGCTACGGCCCCACTGACGAGGTGGGCTGCTTTGAGCTAGGGGAAAAGGGGATCATCGGTCTAGAGGATCCTTCCGGATTGTTCCTGTCGCAAGATCGCCAGGCCGTTCCGGGCACATGTGCCACGGTCAGTTTGGCGGGGCGGCGCCCCATGCCAACCGAGGTGCAGGCGCTGGTGGCTCCCGCGGTCTCGGGCGGCTCGCCGCGGCGGGCAGCCGTCGGATTAGACCGCTCTAGGGTGGCAATGACTTTGGCCGTGTTGCAGGCCCGGCTGGGGCTGGATCTGACTCACCAGGATGTGTACGTTTCCACGGTCGGCGGTGCGAAGGCCGTTGAGCCGGCTATAGATTTGCCTACCGCGCTGGCGGTGGTTTCTGCCGCTACGGGCCGGGTGGCCGACCCGCATTGGATTGCTTGCGGCGAGGTATCCCTTACCGGCGAATTGCGCGCATGCGTTGGCCTGCAAAGACGCCTAGGGGAAGCAGCCCGCCTTGGTTTCAAGGTGGCAATCGTGCCCTCCCAGGGCGCCGACGAGCTTACGGCTCCAGAGGGCATGCAGCTGCTGCCGGTATCCAACGTTGCCCAGGCAGTCGGGGCTGGGTTGCCCAGGCAGAAGAAGGACTAG
- a CDS encoding DUF4232 domain-containing protein, producing MRRIVALAILIGLVCFAVYVVNWAKGKLAEDQQVAAHKAKQEAQIEMPKDCKAGNLEISVSPEQTVYPVGGQVGLVLSLKNTGGAPCTADGSFAQLGVHIKSGDQNVYYSIPCNKDLPAKPLLLDKNQTWQDTLEWDTSTADNKCQATGKAAAGTYKLIPVQNGKEFPGRQAIVNLEGESEKAPSEGEDN from the coding sequence GTGCGGCGGATAGTAGCTCTAGCGATCCTTATCGGACTGGTCTGCTTTGCGGTATATGTAGTCAACTGGGCAAAGGGCAAACTGGCTGAGGATCAACAGGTTGCCGCTCACAAGGCTAAGCAAGAGGCGCAAATTGAAATGCCGAAGGATTGCAAAGCGGGAAACCTAGAAATATCGGTTAGCCCTGAACAAACCGTCTACCCAGTAGGCGGGCAAGTAGGGTTGGTACTTTCCCTGAAAAATACCGGGGGTGCGCCCTGCACTGCGGATGGGTCTTTTGCGCAACTGGGCGTGCACATCAAGAGCGGCGATCAGAACGTTTATTATTCCATCCCTTGTAATAAAGATCTGCCCGCCAAGCCACTCCTGCTAGATAAGAATCAGACCTGGCAGGATACCCTGGAATGGGACACTTCCACTGCGGACAACAAATGTCAAGCCACCGGTAAGGCAGCGGCCGGGACATACAAACTTATCCCGGTACAAAACGGCAAAGAATTCCCAGGCCGGCAGGCCATAGTGAACTTGGAAGGCGAATCGGAAAAGGCCCCGTCCGAGGGCGAGGACAACTAG
- a CDS encoding DUF3180 family protein, which yields MVHLKWWAYALLVVAGAGINLVLSAVLLALGELPPTLHPIVGGLIAIMALALLWAGRRVVAYRKKKSSMSPIAAANIALLAQSASIFGAFLAGFAATGIAVALTQLGAHRESAAVSGGVALLAAIFFLIIGLLVQHWCRIDDDDDEGEDGPPRTAQPA from the coding sequence GTGGTACACCTGAAGTGGTGGGCGTATGCCCTATTAGTGGTTGCTGGAGCCGGAATTAACCTGGTTCTTTCAGCGGTGCTGTTGGCTCTGGGGGAACTGCCCCCAACCCTGCATCCGATAGTGGGGGGCTTGATCGCAATAATGGCGCTGGCGCTGCTGTGGGCTGGGCGGCGGGTGGTTGCCTACCGCAAAAAGAAGAGTTCGATGAGCCCGATTGCTGCGGCCAACATCGCTTTGCTTGCCCAGAGCGCTTCAATTTTTGGGGCGTTCCTGGCGGGCTTTGCCGCCACCGGAATAGCGGTTGCTTTGACCCAGTTGGGGGCGCATCGTGAAAGCGCCGCCGTATCGGGTGGGGTGGCACTTCTAGCAGCAATATTTTTCCTAATAATCGGGTTGCTAGTACAGCACTGGTGCCGCATCGACGATGACGATGACGAGGGCGAAGATGGCCCGCCCCGCACCGCCCAACCTGCTTAA